The following are encoded together in the Coregonus clupeaformis isolate EN_2021a chromosome 24, ASM2061545v1, whole genome shotgun sequence genome:
- the LOC121537812 gene encoding tensin-2-like isoform X2 — protein sequence MNKTGKGEPHFFKVKTFKKNRQCGVCRQSVDSTGSFCRVCKTATHKKCEAKVTTACIPALPSDLQRKGTAPSRHIQHLGSTRSLTYHKQRSTLSRSVSVDRVMERVMERHYDFDLTYITERIISVFFPPLLDEQRYRLNLKEVTTMLKSKHQDKFLLFNLSERHHDITRMNPKVHDFGWPDFHAPPLDKICAMCKAMETWLTSDPQHVVVLHCKGNKGKTGVITAAYMHYSKISAGADQALSTLAMRKFCEDKVSSSLQPSQNRYIYYFGGLLSGAIKMNSSPLFLHQVLIPTLPNFQGEGGYFPFLKLYQSMQLVYTSGIYDLQGSGGRRLCVTIEPALLLKGDIMVKCYHRRARGAERDTVFRLQFHTCTIHGTQLWFGKGELDEACTDERFPSDATVEFVFSTGPEKMKGREYQRNDPAVTVDYNTADPVVRRDSYENFNQRYQDSLDDIAHTRGPVDGSLYAQIKKHRSAPGSGSLTSTNGSPVGTSEERPSQSQLLSPSSDSLTHSGHSGHSSAIPEHPEELRGPPPPTQQEREDLDRLLGGIEGERDGLDRERETAILDDGDSSSSSPSERTGTLRLGRSCSCRLGYHSQRCAEPDCDRLHLMSSGYCRDRALGTNGHPGSPPLANPATVPSHIDLCQNYSPHPHPHQALPPPDLVWDRQQGPPHYLHREGPSRHPSHHPSLYPYPSQDLSSHAHSHPHTLHPGRLLYRSDDYGPYHHPPSHTHHHPHHPKSSGSYQDMLLLDGLPPPGCPCRDCLIRREDSAFHGLRLERGESFHWDREAELQHREAGLRRGKESELPRGAEMHWEREAAGLRRGREMSLHWERDREAELQWEREREADYWHRRAYGPQGHELPAFTFDPLPSGHPAYPEPSRSHGHSHLDLKYSNSSSSGYQTPHQACLCSPYQPSPSESRGYASGYQSESTSPLPPPSALSGPCSHTRGPADHHPEAHPQQYPSERQTDGRGMSENVSWRDYISQGSFKRMHPSRDVPCSTPSDLSGPPTPVLTSSPLCTEESLSLGVQDYEVRSTDIVNSDCESAQSQDRPSSAAAQGSQINQQHIPDPLQSTSVTPTPTPSPTQPNSHCTTPTATQPLSPHQPRNYSTTPSPHQPQNYSTTPSPHQPQNYSTTPSPHQPQNYSTTPSPHQPQNYSTTPSPHQPQNYSTTPSPHQPQNYSTTPSPHQPQNYSTTPSPHQPQNYSTTPSPHQPQNHNTTPSPHQPLNHNTTPSLHQPQNYSTTPSPHQPQNHNTTPSPHPPLNHNTTPSPSPTTSQPSNHCHPTTPTQTPTEKATPTSPKTTLPTETAVLPPVAQPQSQSPNSNPVPGSPGPIPAQGQLNGACPPRKLTPEVPKSSSTPTSAPSSPHPPISSLEGSPSSEPPVPGFATLGRRLMLGTEPPGSLQHYPGMEGSTSGHSPAPEGHTTPTFPTFATGCCPQYVPHVPYSGYTAVTIPQRPLPEKRVQSAQPGSPNCGVRTLRPTPSQHHVTFSPTVGEMAPPAGQGEGALSLEGQMAGRVSVKFVQDSSRFWYKPGISRDQAIAALKEREPGAFLIRDSNSFQGAYGLALKVATPPANLNNHSSKVVDPLEQLVRHFLIETGPRGVNIKGCQNEPHFGSLSALVYQHSITPISLPCSLRIPEKDPIGEMQELQSTASNMSTASDLLKQGAACNVLYLNSVDTESLTGPQAISKATGATLAQNPRAAATVVHFKVSSQGITLTDSQRRVFFRRHYPVNSVTFSSIDPQDRRWTNSDSTTSKVFGFVAKKPGSVAENMCHLFAELDPEQPASAIVNFINKVMLGPQRR from the exons GAGTGTCAGTGTGGACCGTGTGATGGAGAGAGTCATGGAGCGTCATTATGACTTTGACCTGACGTACATCACAGAGAGGATCATCTCCGTCTTCTTCCCCCCTCTGCTGGACGAGCAGCGCTACCGTCTCAACCTCAAGGAGGTGACCACCATGCTCAAGTCCAAGCACCAGGACAAGTTTCTG CTCTTCAACCTCTCTGAACGACACCATGACATCACCCGCATGAATCCAAAG GTCCATGACTTTGGCTGGCCTGACTTCCATGCCCCTCCTCTGGACAAGATATGTGCCATGTGTAAGGCCATGGAGACCTGGCTGACCTCTGACCCCCAGCATGTGGTGGTCCTGCACTGCAAG GGCAACAAGGGCAAGACAGGAGTGATTACTGCAGCCTACATGCACTATAGCAAGATCTCTGCAGG GGCAGACCAGGCCCTCAGCACCCTGGCCATGAGGAAGTTCTGCGAGGATAAGGTATCTTCCTCCCTCCAACCATCACAAAACAG gtataTCTACTACTTTGGGGGGCTCCTCTCTGGGGCGATCAAGATGAACAGCAGTCCGCTGTTCCTCCACCAGGTCCTCATCCCCACGCTTCCTAACTTCCAGGGCGAAGGAG GTTACTTCCCCTTCCTGAAGCTCTACCAGTCCATGCAGCTGGTCTACACCTCAGGGATATA TGACTTGCAGGGTTCTGGGGGCAGAAGACTATGTGTGACCATTGAGCCAGCACTGCTGCTGAAGGGAGACATCATG gtgAAGTGTTACCACAGACGGGCCCGGGGTGCAGAGAGGGACACAGTGTTCAGACTGCAGTTCCACACCTGCACCATCCACGGGACGCAGCTATGGTTTGGCAAGGGGGAGCTGGATGAGGCCTGTACTG ATGAACGATTCCCCTCGGATGCCACTGTGGAGTTTGTCTTCTCCACTGGACCAGAGAAGATGAAAG GGCGTGAGTACCAGAGGAATGACCCCGCTGTCACAGTGGACTACAACACAGCTGATCCAGTGGTGCGCCGGGACTCCTATGAGAACTTCAACCAGCGCTATCAAGACAGCCTCGATG acaTAGCCCACACCAGGGGTCCAGTGGACGGAAGTCTGTACGCCCAGATAAAGAAGCATCGCTCAGCCCCAGGCTCCGGCTCCCTGACCTCCACCAATGGGAGTCCAGTAGGCACCAGCGAGGAAAGGCCCAGTCAGAGCCAGCTGCTCTCCCCCAGCTctgactctctcactcactccggCCACTCCGGCCACTCGTCTGCCATCCCAGAGCATCCAGAGGAGCTCAGAGGGCCCCCGCCCCCCacgcagcaggagagagaggaccTGGACCGACTGCTGGGGGGCATCGAGGGGGAGAGGGACggcctggacagagagagggagactgccATCCTGGACGATGGGGACTCGTCCTCGTCCTCGCCCTCTGAGCGTACAGGTACCCTGAGACTGGGCCGCTCCTGTTCCTGCCGGCTGGGCTACCACTCCCAGCGCTGTGCTGAGCCCGACTGTGACCGACTGCACCTCATGTCCAGTGGCTACTGCCGGGACAGAGCCCTGGGCACCAACGGCCATCCTGGGTCACCGCCCTTGGCTAACCCTGCCACCGTCCCCTCACACATAGACCTGTGCCAGAACTACAGCCCCCACCCTCACCCTCATCAGGCCCTGCCTCCCCCTGACCTGGTATGGGATCGCCAGCAGGGCCCTCCACACTACCTGCACCGTGAGGGACCCTCTCGTCACCCCTCTCATCACCCTTCTCTGTACCCCTATCCATCCCAGGACCTGTCCTCTCACGCCCACTCCCACCCTCACACCCTTCATCCTGGGCGCCTGCTCTATAGAAGTGATGACTATGGTCCGTACCACCACCCTCCCTCACACACCCACCACCACCCTCACCACCCCAAGTCCTCCGGGTCCTACCAAGACATGCTGCTGCTGGACGGCCTGCCACCCCCTGGCTGCCCCTGCCGGGACTGCCTCATCAGGAGGGAGGACTCAGCCTTCCACGGCCTGCGGCTGGAGCGAGGAGAGAGCTTCCACTGGGACAGAGAGGCAGAACTACAGCATCGGGAAGCAGGgctgaggagaggaaaggagtcTGAGCTGCCTAGAGGGGCAGAGATGCACTGGGAGAGGGAGGCAGCAGGACTAAGAAGAGGAAGGGAGATGTCACTGCactgggagagggacagggaggcaGAGCTccaatgggagagggagagagaggccgacTATTGGCACCGGAGGGCCTACGGGCCTCAGGGCCACGAGCTACCTGCTTTCACCTTTGACCCCCTGCCGTCCGGCCACCCTGCGTACCCGGAGCCGTCTCGCTCCCACGGCCACTCCCACCTGGACCTGAAgtacagcaacagcagcagcagtggctACCAGACCCCGCACCAGGCCTGCCTCTGCTCCCCCTACCAGCCCTCCCCCTCTGAGAGCAGGGGCTACGCCTCAGGCTACCAGTCTGAGTCCACCTCCCCTCTGCCCCCTCCCTCCGCCCTGTCAGGCCCCTGTAGCCACACCAGAGGGCCAGCAGACCACCACCCCGAAGCCCACCCTCAGCAGTACCCCtccgagagacagacag ATGGAAGAGGGATGAGTGAGAACGTGAGTTGGCGGGACTACATCTCCCAGGGTTCCTTCAAGAGGATGCATCCTTCAAGAGATGTCCCGTGTTCCACGCCCTCTGACCTCTCTGGGCCGCCCACCCCTGTTCTCACCAGCAGCCCTCTGTGCACAGAAGAAAG CCTCAGTCTAGGTGTGCAAGATTATGAAGTTCGATCGACTGACATAGTCAACAGTGACTGTGAGTCTGCCCAGTCTCAGGATAGGCCCAGCAGTGCTGCTGCTCAGGGGTCGCAGATCAACCAGCAACACATCCCTGACCCTTTACAGTCTACATCCGtgacacccacacccacaccttCCCCCACCCAACCCAACAGCCACTGCACCACACCGACAGCAACACAACCACTCTCACCCCACCAGCCCCGGAACTACAGTACTACACCTTCACCCCACCAGCCCCAGAACTACAGCACTACACCTTCACCCCACCAGCCCCAGAACTACAGTACTACACCTTCACCCCACCAGCCCCAGAACTACAGCACTACACCTTCACCCCACCAGCCCCAGAACTACAGTACTACACCTTCACCCCACCAGCCCCAGAACTACAGCACTACACCTTCACCCCACCAGCCCCAGAACTACAGCACTACACCTTCACCCCACCAGCCCCAGAACTACAGCACTACACCTTCACCCCACCAGCCCCAGAACTACAGCACTACACCTTCACCCCACCAGCCCCAGAACCACAATACTACACCTTCACCCCACCAGCCCCTAAACCACAATACTACACCTTCACTCCACCAGCCCCAGAACTACAGTACTACACCTTCACCCCACCAGCCCCAAAACCACAATACTACACCTTCACCCCACCCGCCCCTAAACCACAATACTACACCTTCACCCTCACCTACAACCAGCCAGCCCAGCAACCACTGCCACCCCACTACACCCACTCAGACCCCCACTGAGAAAGCTACTCCAACTAGTCCAAAGACCACCCTTCCTACAGAGACTGCTGTACTGCCTCCTGTtgcccagccccagtcccagtcccccAACTCCAACCCTGTACCTGGTTCACCAGGGCCCATCCCAGCCCAGGGCCAGCTGAACGGAGCATGTCCCCCCAGGAAGCTGACCCCAGAGGTCCCTAAATCCAGCTCCACCCCCACCTCGGCCCCttcctccccccatcctcccaTCAGCAGTCTGGAGGGCTCCCCCTCCTCAGAACCTCCTGTGCCCGGCTTCGCCACCCTGGGCCGGAGGTTGATGCTGGGCACTGAGCCCCCAGGATCCCTGCAGCACTACCCTGGCATGGAGGGCAGCACCAGCGGGCACTCGCCAGCCCCTGAGGGACACACCACCCCCACATTCCCCACCTTTGCCACAGGCTGCTGTCCCCAATATGTCCCGCATGTGCCATACTCGGGCTACACTGCTGTCACCATCCCCCAGCGCCCACTCCCAGAGAAACGAGTGCAGTCTGCCCAGCCAGGGTCGCCCAATTGCGGGGTGAGGACCCTGAGGCCAACCCCCTCACAGCACCATGTGACCTTCTCTCCAACGGTGGGGGAGATGGCGCCCCCTGCAGGCCAAGGAGAGGGAGCGCTCTCTCTGGAGGGGCAGATGGCAGGCAGAGTCAGTGTTAAGTTTGTCCAGGACAGCTCACGCTTCTGGTACAAGCCTGGCATCTCCAGGGACCAAG CCATAGCTGCGCTGAAGGAGAGAGAACCAGGGGCGTTTCTTATCCGGGACAGCAACTCCTTCCAGGGAGCCTATGGCCTGGCGCTGAAGGTGGCCACTCCGCCCGCTAACCTCAACAACCACAGCAGCAAAG TGGTCGATCCATTGGAGCAGCTGGTGCGACACTTCCTGATTGAGACTGGCCCCCGTGGAGTGAATATCAAAGGGTGTCAGAATGAGCCCCATTTTG gGAGTTTATCTGCATTAGTATaccagcactccatcactcccaTCTCCCTGCCCTGTTCCCTACGGATCCCAGAGAAAG ATCCCATTGGAGAAATGCAGGAGCTGCAGTCGACTGCCAGTAACATGAGCACAGCTTCAGACCTGCTCAAACAGGGTGCAG CCTGTAACGTGCTCTATCTGAACTCTGTGGACACTGAGTCACTGACCGGACCCCAGGCCATCTCTAAGGCAACCGGAGCCACCCTGGCACAGAACCCCCGGGCAGCAGCCACAGTGGTCCACTTCAAAGTGTCCTCACAGGGCATCACACTGACCGACAGCCAGCGCAG gGTGTTCTTCAGGAGACACTACCCAGTCAACAGTGTGACCTTCAGCAGCATCGACCCCCAGGACAGGAG